In Streptomyces sp. NBC_00483, a single window of DNA contains:
- a CDS encoding TetR/AcrR family transcriptional regulator, with the protein MGPDTEGEETLVERARQVVLSAPMSQREFADRVGMDPTALSKALRGNRRLRDVEVAAIAQVGKVSQRYLRTGVGRPPVPRQGTNGTQSTRRRADAVDAELRRTQILEATARLIARRGFHKVRVADIAEACGTSTGTVHYHFPTKDAALRAALVFYADRFHTRLEAEFETADSTVEKLRRLIEVQLTTTEEDADEWSVWVQSWNEAILDPSLRDGQRGVYAGWHGVVLDLVRTCRREGMAEGVDAEALAARFTGLVDGLAIQVLAGTGDMDAARMRELLLDAFEPYISLRKGS; encoded by the coding sequence ATGGGCCCCGACACCGAGGGCGAGGAGACGCTCGTCGAGCGGGCCCGCCAGGTGGTCCTCTCCGCACCCATGAGTCAGCGGGAGTTCGCCGACCGCGTCGGCATGGACCCCACCGCCCTCTCCAAGGCGCTGCGCGGCAACCGCCGTCTGCGGGACGTCGAGGTCGCCGCCATCGCCCAGGTCGGCAAGGTGTCGCAGCGCTATCTGCGGACCGGCGTCGGCCGGCCACCCGTCCCGCGGCAGGGCACGAACGGTACGCAGAGCACCCGCAGGCGCGCCGACGCCGTCGACGCCGAACTCCGGCGCACGCAGATCCTGGAGGCCACGGCCCGGCTCATCGCCCGTCGCGGCTTCCACAAGGTGCGCGTCGCGGACATCGCCGAGGCCTGCGGCACCAGCACCGGCACCGTGCACTACCACTTCCCGACGAAGGACGCCGCGCTGCGCGCCGCGCTCGTCTTCTACGCGGACCGCTTCCACACCCGTCTGGAAGCCGAGTTCGAGACCGCCGACAGCACCGTCGAGAAGCTGCGCCGCCTGATCGAGGTGCAGTTGACGACCACGGAGGAGGACGCCGACGAGTGGTCGGTGTGGGTGCAGTCGTGGAACGAGGCGATCCTCGATCCGAGCCTGCGGGACGGCCAGCGCGGTGTCTACGCCGGCTGGCACGGCGTCGTCCTGGACCTGGTGCGCACCTGCCGGCGCGAGGGCATGGCCGAAGGCGTCGACGCGGAGGCCCTGGCCGCCCGCTTCACGGGACTCGTCGACGGCCTGGCCATCCAAGTCCTGGCAGGAACGGGCGACATGGACGCGGCGCGCATGCGGGAACTGCTCCTGGACGCGTTCGAGCCGTACATCAGCCTGCGAAAGGGCAGTTGA
- a CDS encoding glycoside hydrolase family 130 protein — MAHNDRQAHGRRGMLKASATVVGAALTGSLAGAGSAAAADKPERFPRGPATFPMGPFTKSDANPILRPEPAHEWESAYLYNPCAIVVGGRIALLYRAQNKAKRSSIGLAWSDDGITFRRRAEPVLTPSEPYELPGGCEDPRVVHIGDTFYMTYTGYDGTSALLCLATSKDLVHWEKHGPLFPELHDPIHGDKPWNKSGAILSTPIDGTYWMYFGESNVFWARSKDLIHWETVGNDDPVAKPVHAWEGSLIEPGPPPLRTDDGHILLVYNARSDGKGGYTKGQYSTGQLLIDPADPTKAVARLERPFLVPTSADEQDGQVNHVVFTEGLVRFRDAWFLYYGMADSVLGVAVWRPGHAA; from the coding sequence ATGGCGCACAACGACCGGCAGGCGCACGGGCGCCGCGGCATGCTCAAGGCCTCGGCGACCGTGGTCGGCGCGGCGCTCACGGGGTCGCTCGCCGGCGCGGGTAGCGCCGCGGCCGCGGACAAGCCCGAACGGTTCCCGCGTGGTCCCGCGACGTTCCCCATGGGGCCGTTCACCAAGAGCGACGCGAATCCGATTCTGCGTCCCGAGCCGGCACACGAGTGGGAGTCGGCGTATCTGTACAACCCCTGCGCCATCGTGGTCGGCGGCAGGATCGCGTTGCTGTACCGGGCGCAGAACAAGGCGAAGAGGTCCAGCATCGGGCTCGCCTGGAGCGATGACGGCATCACGTTCCGGCGCAGGGCGGAGCCGGTGCTCACGCCGAGCGAGCCGTACGAGCTGCCCGGTGGGTGCGAGGATCCGCGGGTGGTGCACATCGGTGACACCTTCTACATGACGTACACCGGCTACGACGGGACGAGCGCGCTGCTGTGCCTGGCGACGTCGAAGGACCTGGTGCACTGGGAGAAGCACGGGCCGCTCTTCCCCGAGCTGCACGACCCGATCCATGGTGACAAGCCCTGGAACAAGTCGGGCGCCATCCTCAGTACACCCATCGACGGCACGTACTGGATGTACTTCGGTGAGTCCAACGTCTTCTGGGCCCGGTCGAAGGATCTGATCCACTGGGAGACCGTCGGGAACGACGATCCGGTGGCGAAGCCCGTGCACGCCTGGGAGGGGTCCCTGATCGAGCCCGGTCCGCCGCCGCTGCGTACGGACGACGGACACATCCTGCTCGTCTACAACGCCCGTTCCGACGGCAAGGGCGGGTACACCAAGGGCCAGTACTCCACGGGTCAGCTCCTCATCGACCCGGCCGACCCGACCAAGGCGGTGGCCCGGCTTGAGCGGCCGTTCCTCGTGCCGACGTCGGCGGACGAGCAGGACGGCCAGGTCAACCACGTGGTGTTCACCGAGGGGTTGGTGCGGTTCCGCGATGCCTGGTTCCTCTATTACGGCATGGCGGATTCGGTGCTCGGTGTCGCGGTGTGGCGGCCCGGGCACGCGGCCTGA
- a CDS encoding cation:dicarboxylate symporter family transporter translates to MAHANGNIARRAGRLLRTSLFAQVLLALLLGVLVGRLWPDAGSALQPLGDGFVRLIKAMIAPLVFCVVVAGITKAGDLKAFGRIGVKALIWFEVATTVALVIGLLAGNILAPGAGMNVDPATLDKGAVDEQTGGGHLPSTAQFVLESLPDSAVGAFAENSLLQVLVLACLVGAALLHLGQRKVPQILPFIEQAQDVVFTIVGYIMKLAPLAVFGATAHLVGEYGVGAMSTYGKLIAVCYGVALLFLVLLGLALKAVTGLSLWKFVRYTREELLLALGTGSSETVMPRMMQKLRAAGCRDDAVGLVLPTGYSFNLDGASIYLSIGTLFIAQAVGVDLSLGQQVTVVLVLMLTSKGMAGVPGSAFLALSATASALGVIPAAAVALLLGVDRIMDSMRVATNLLGNCVAVFAVSRWEGALDRVTAKRVMNGEEPGAAPAATTEGVTPAEDVTPAGEAAPAKDS, encoded by the coding sequence ATGGCGCACGCCAACGGAAACATCGCACGCCGCGCAGGCCGTCTCCTGCGCACCAGTCTCTTCGCTCAAGTGCTGCTCGCCCTGCTGCTCGGAGTCCTCGTCGGACGCCTGTGGCCGGACGCCGGATCGGCCCTGCAGCCCCTCGGGGACGGCTTCGTCCGGCTCATCAAGGCGATGATCGCGCCCCTGGTGTTCTGCGTCGTCGTCGCGGGCATCACCAAGGCCGGTGACCTGAAGGCCTTCGGCCGGATCGGCGTGAAGGCGCTGATCTGGTTCGAGGTCGCCACCACCGTCGCCCTCGTCATCGGGCTGCTCGCCGGCAACATCCTGGCGCCCGGCGCCGGTATGAACGTCGACCCGGCAACCCTGGACAAGGGCGCGGTCGACGAGCAGACCGGCGGCGGGCATCTCCCGTCCACCGCCCAGTTCGTGCTGGAGTCCCTGCCGGACAGCGCCGTCGGCGCATTCGCCGAGAACTCCCTGCTCCAAGTGCTCGTCCTGGCCTGCCTCGTGGGCGCCGCGCTGCTCCACCTCGGCCAGCGCAAGGTCCCGCAGATCCTGCCCTTCATCGAGCAGGCCCAGGACGTCGTGTTCACCATCGTCGGCTACATCATGAAGCTCGCCCCGCTCGCGGTCTTCGGAGCCACCGCACACCTCGTCGGCGAATACGGCGTGGGTGCGATGTCGACGTACGGAAAGCTGATCGCCGTCTGCTACGGCGTCGCCCTGCTCTTCCTGGTGCTGCTCGGCCTCGCCCTCAAGGCGGTCACCGGTCTCAGCCTGTGGAAGTTCGTCCGCTACACCCGCGAGGAACTGCTGCTCGCCCTCGGTACCGGCTCCAGCGAGACCGTGATGCCACGGATGATGCAGAAGCTGCGCGCGGCGGGCTGCCGGGACGACGCGGTCGGGCTCGTCCTGCCCACCGGGTACTCCTTCAACCTCGACGGCGCCTCCATCTACCTCTCCATCGGCACCCTCTTCATCGCCCAGGCCGTCGGCGTCGACCTCAGTCTCGGACAGCAGGTCACGGTCGTCCTCGTGCTCATGCTGACCAGCAAGGGCATGGCGGGCGTGCCCGGTTCGGCGTTCCTCGCGCTGTCCGCGACCGCCTCCGCCCTTGGTGTCATCCCGGCCGCCGCGGTGGCGCTGCTGCTCGGCGTCGACCGGATCATGGACTCGATGCGCGTCGCCACCAACCTCCTCGGCAACTGTGTCGCGGTGTTCGCGGTGTCGCGCTGGGAGGGAGCCCTGGACCGGGTCACCGCGAAGCGGGTGATGAACGGCGAGGAACCGGGTGCGGCACCCGCGGCCACGACCGAGGGCGTGACACCTGCCGAGGACGTGACGCCCGCAGGCGAGGCGGCGCCCGCCAAGGACAGCTGA
- a CDS encoding flavin monoamine oxidase family protein, with the protein MWEQSEKNLVETEVVIVGGGYAGLAAALQLHDHGVDFALLEAADRVGGRVHTESRSGLRLDHGGQWIGPTQTRLHALATRFGCTTFPTWETGKHIEVWHDGATVPYLGAAPADGPGITAYTHITEALDTLARTVDTTEPWRTPGFAEHDAQTAQSYFRAHTDDPDALRRLALAVQGVWCAEPYEISLFHVLFYVAAAGGWEQLMETGGCAQDSRFVTGAAGPARAVAELLGDRIRLGVAVRRIEHDTDGVRVHTADTVYEAHRAVVALPPPAVRAVEFAPALPVSREGWLSHSPMGRVAKVHAVYDTPFWREAGLSGIATLYDDGPLGVVFDNSPADAAQGVLVGFVYGDRLSEWSRLDDAARREAALASLTSVVGDAAAYPLDYTEKNWSKDPHARGGYEAYVTPGGWTGYARHGWRTPTGTLHWAGTETASVWNGYIDGALSSGIRAADEVITSLPAQAEG; encoded by the coding sequence ATGTGGGAACAGAGCGAAAAGAACCTGGTCGAGACCGAGGTCGTCATCGTCGGCGGCGGCTACGCGGGTCTCGCCGCGGCGCTCCAACTGCACGACCACGGCGTCGACTTCGCGCTCCTCGAGGCGGCGGACCGGGTCGGCGGCCGCGTACACACCGAGTCCCGGAGCGGCCTGCGCCTCGACCACGGAGGCCAGTGGATCGGCCCCACCCAGACCCGGCTGCACGCCCTCGCCACCCGCTTCGGCTGCACCACCTTCCCGACCTGGGAGACCGGAAAGCACATCGAGGTGTGGCACGACGGAGCCACCGTCCCCTACCTCGGTGCGGCGCCCGCCGACGGGCCCGGAATCACCGCGTACACCCACATCACCGAAGCCCTCGACACACTCGCCCGGACCGTGGACACCACCGAACCGTGGCGCACCCCCGGCTTCGCCGAACACGACGCGCAGACCGCGCAGTCCTACTTCCGCGCGCACACCGACGACCCGGACGCGCTGCGCCGACTCGCGCTCGCCGTCCAGGGTGTGTGGTGCGCGGAGCCGTACGAGATCTCGCTGTTCCACGTGCTCTTCTACGTCGCCGCGGCCGGCGGCTGGGAGCAGCTCATGGAGACCGGCGGCTGCGCCCAGGACAGCCGCTTCGTCACCGGCGCCGCCGGACCTGCCCGAGCCGTCGCCGAACTGCTCGGCGACCGGATCCGCCTCGGCGTCGCGGTCCGCCGCATCGAGCACGACACCGACGGCGTACGCGTCCACACCGCCGACACCGTGTACGAGGCCCACAGGGCGGTCGTCGCACTCCCGCCGCCCGCGGTCCGCGCCGTTGAATTCGCCCCGGCGCTGCCGGTCAGCAGGGAGGGCTGGCTCTCGCACAGCCCGATGGGGCGCGTCGCCAAGGTCCACGCGGTGTACGACACCCCGTTCTGGCGCGAGGCGGGCCTCTCCGGCATCGCCACGCTGTACGACGACGGTCCGCTCGGCGTCGTCTTCGACAACTCGCCCGCGGACGCGGCGCAGGGTGTGCTCGTCGGTTTCGTCTACGGCGACCGGCTCTCCGAGTGGAGCCGCCTCGACGACGCTGCCCGACGCGAGGCCGCCCTCGCGAGCCTCACCAGCGTCGTCGGGGACGCGGCCGCCTACCCCCTCGACTACACCGAGAAGAACTGGTCGAAGGACCCGCACGCACGCGGCGGGTACGAGGCCTACGTGACCCCCGGCGGCTGGACCGGCTACGCACGTCACGGCTGGCGGACACCCACCGGGACGCTGCACTGGGCCGGCACGGAGACGGCTAGTGTGTGGAACGGCTACATCGACGGCGCACTCTCCTCCGGGATCCGGGCGGCCGACGAAGTCATCACGTCACTCCCGGCGCAGGCGGAAGGCTGA
- a CDS encoding APC family permease has protein sequence MATLTESSGKTSEQQTALRRDMGRISLLFAGVGSIIGSGWLFGALNAAKIAGPASIFSWAIAAVMILLIGLCFAELGTMFPVSGGVVRFPHLSFGSFASYTMGWITWIAAATVAPIEVEGALQYATKWAHFTDFHKANGAYTLTTLGYAVAVVAMAFFVLLNYYGIRWFARVNNVLVWWKLLAIALVIVAFFVTAFHAHNLGAAEYGGFAPGGAKGIFTAISTAGITFSFLGFRQGVELAGETDNPRRNVPFAVIGSVLLTGLIYVLLEIAFLGAVPKSDLQHSHGWLNLAFANDFGPLAAISSAIGLGWLAYILYVDAVISPADTGLIYTTVTARISYAMARNRNAPAGLAKTTPKGAPLVSLVVTFVLGLIVFLPFPSWQELVGFITSATVLSFGSGPLVLAVMRRQIPEHERPYRIPGGDIIPFLGLYSANLIVYWAGWNTNYKLFLTICIGFVVLAVLQVLDKGHAPKMDWKAGASWVLPWLIGLAVISWLGDYDGGLGWIGLGWGFVANLALTALVYLLALRVRLPRERVLEHIEEAREESRMEDAELGATH, from the coding sequence ATGGCCACGCTGACTGAGTCTTCGGGCAAGACCTCGGAGCAACAAACAGCGCTACGCAGAGACATGGGTCGCATCAGCCTGCTTTTCGCGGGCGTGGGATCCATCATCGGGTCCGGCTGGCTCTTCGGCGCGTTGAACGCGGCGAAGATCGCCGGGCCCGCTTCCATATTCTCGTGGGCGATAGCCGCCGTGATGATTCTCCTCATCGGGCTGTGCTTCGCCGAACTCGGAACCATGTTCCCGGTGTCCGGGGGAGTGGTGCGCTTTCCACACCTCTCCTTCGGCTCCTTCGCCAGCTACACCATGGGCTGGATCACCTGGATCGCCGCCGCGACGGTGGCACCCATCGAGGTCGAGGGCGCCCTCCAATACGCCACGAAGTGGGCGCACTTCACCGATTTCCACAAGGCGAACGGCGCCTACACCCTGACCACACTCGGCTATGCCGTCGCGGTCGTCGCCATGGCGTTCTTCGTGCTGCTGAACTACTACGGCATCCGCTGGTTCGCCCGCGTTAACAATGTCCTCGTCTGGTGGAAACTGCTGGCCATCGCCCTGGTGATCGTGGCGTTCTTCGTGACCGCATTCCACGCGCACAACCTCGGAGCCGCCGAGTACGGGGGCTTCGCCCCCGGCGGCGCCAAGGGCATCTTCACGGCCATCTCCACGGCGGGCATCACCTTCTCCTTTCTGGGCTTTCGGCAAGGCGTGGAACTCGCGGGCGAGACCGACAATCCGCGGCGCAACGTCCCGTTCGCCGTCATCGGCTCCGTACTGCTCACCGGCCTGATCTACGTACTCCTCGAAATCGCCTTCCTCGGCGCGGTCCCCAAGAGCGACCTGCAGCACTCGCACGGCTGGCTCAACCTGGCCTTCGCCAACGACTTCGGACCGCTCGCCGCCATCTCCAGCGCCATCGGCCTGGGCTGGCTGGCCTACATCCTCTACGTGGACGCGGTGATCTCACCGGCCGACACCGGCCTCATCTACACCACCGTCACGGCCCGTATCTCCTACGCCATGGCCCGCAACCGCAACGCGCCCGCAGGGCTGGCCAAGACCACGCCCAAGGGTGCGCCGTTGGTCAGCCTGGTCGTGACCTTCGTCCTCGGGCTGATCGTCTTCCTGCCCTTCCCGAGCTGGCAGGAACTGGTCGGCTTCATCACCTCGGCGACCGTCCTGTCCTTCGGGTCCGGCCCGCTCGTCCTGGCCGTGATGCGCCGTCAGATCCCGGAGCACGAGCGGCCGTACCGGATTCCAGGCGGCGACATCATCCCGTTCCTCGGCCTCTACTCGGCGAACCTGATCGTGTATTGGGCGGGCTGGAACACCAACTACAAGCTGTTCCTCACCATTTGCATCGGCTTCGTCGTCCTGGCGGTCCTCCAGGTGCTCGACAAGGGACACGCTCCGAAGATGGACTGGAAGGCGGGCGCGAGCTGGGTGCTGCCGTGGCTCATCGGCCTCGCCGTGATCAGCTGGCTCGGCGACTACGACGGCGGGCTCGGCTGGATCGGCCTCGGTTGGGGCTTCGTCGCCAACCTCGCACTCACCGCGCTCGTCTACCTGCTGGCCCTGCGCGTACGACTCCCGCGCGAGCGCGTGCTGGAGCACATCGAGGAGGCGCGCGAGGAGTCCCGTATGGAGGACGCGGAACTGGGCGCGACGCACTGA